The Cylindrospermopsis curvispora GIHE-G1 genome contains a region encoding:
- the htpG gene encoding molecular chaperone HtpG codes for MLEQGTISIHTENIFPIIKKSLYSDHQIFLRELISNAVDAIQKIKMVSRAGEYGGDIGEPEITIAIDKDKKTLSISDNGIGMTGEEVKKYINQVAFSSAEEFIHKYEGKADQPIIGHFGLGFYSSFMVAKKVEIDTLSYKEGSQAVHWSCDGSPEFTLDESSRNSRGTTVTLTLMPDEEDYLETARIKNLVKTYCDFMPVPIKLDGEVLNKQKAPWRESPSSLTQEDYLEFYRYLYPFQEEPLLWVHLNTDYPFIINGILYFPKMRPDVDVTKGQTKLFCNQVFVSDNCDEIIPQFLIPMRGVIDSTDIPLNVSRSALQGDRTVKKIGDYIAKKVGDRLKELYRSDREQYIKAWKDLGTFVKFGVLNDEKFKKQVEDIIVFRTTAKFTENPGNEPAVEVQSAEGDIWQDVNKSNTNTLPYTTLKEYLERNKEHQENKVFYSTDEASQATYIELHKNQGLEVLFMDSFIDTHFINFLEREYQDVKFTRVDSDLDNTLLDDKSGEIVDPTTQKTKSETIKELFEKSLNKPKVNIRTEALKSDDPQGTPPAIVLLPEILRRLREMNAMMQQQNADFPEDHILLVNTAHPLIQNLVSLNQGSIIQGSGESPTGKLVKMICQHVYDLALMSQKGFDAEGMKSFVERSNEVLTKLTSAS; via the coding sequence ATGCTAGAACAAGGTACTATCAGTATACACACTGAGAATATTTTCCCCATTATCAAGAAATCCCTCTATTCCGATCATCAGATATTCCTGCGCGAACTCATATCTAACGCGGTAGATGCAATCCAAAAAATCAAAATGGTATCCCGTGCTGGGGAGTATGGTGGAGATATAGGGGAACCGGAAATTACCATTGCCATTGACAAGGACAAGAAAACCCTTTCTATCTCCGATAATGGTATTGGGATGACCGGGGAAGAAGTAAAAAAATATATTAACCAAGTAGCTTTTTCTAGCGCGGAAGAGTTTATTCATAAGTATGAAGGAAAAGCTGATCAACCAATTATTGGTCATTTTGGTTTAGGCTTCTATTCTTCCTTTATGGTTGCTAAGAAGGTTGAGATAGATACCCTTTCTTACAAAGAGGGTTCGCAAGCAGTACATTGGAGTTGTGATGGTTCACCAGAATTTACTTTAGATGAATCTTCTCGCAATAGTCGTGGTACAACGGTGACTTTAACATTAATGCCCGATGAAGAAGATTATTTAGAGACAGCTAGAATTAAAAACTTGGTTAAAACCTACTGTGATTTTATGCCAGTTCCCATCAAACTGGATGGGGAGGTGTTGAATAAACAAAAAGCACCTTGGCGAGAATCTCCTAGCAGTTTAACTCAGGAAGATTATTTGGAATTTTACCGCTACCTTTATCCCTTTCAGGAAGAACCTTTATTGTGGGTCCATTTGAATACGGACTATCCATTTATTATTAATGGGATTTTGTATTTCCCTAAAATGCGTCCTGATGTGGATGTGACTAAGGGACAAACTAAGTTGTTCTGTAATCAGGTTTTCGTTAGTGATAATTGTGATGAAATCATTCCCCAATTTTTGATTCCTATGCGGGGTGTTATTGATAGTACAGATATTCCTTTGAACGTTTCTCGTAGTGCATTGCAAGGCGATCGCACGGTGAAGAAAATAGGAGATTATATCGCTAAAAAGGTAGGTGATAGGCTAAAAGAACTCTACAGGAGCGATCGGGAACAATATATCAAAGCTTGGAAGGATTTAGGGACTTTTGTTAAGTTTGGAGTTCTCAATGACGAGAAATTTAAAAAACAAGTGGAAGACATAATTGTTTTCCGAACTACTGCTAAATTCACTGAAAACCCCGGAAATGAACCAGCAGTTGAGGTACAGTCAGCGGAGGGTGATATTTGGCAAGATGTCAACAAGAGCAACACCAATACTTTGCCCTACACCACCCTGAAGGAATATCTGGAGCGCAACAAAGAGCATCAGGAAAATAAGGTGTTTTATAGCACTGATGAAGCTAGCCAAGCTACATATATAGAGTTACACAAAAATCAAGGTTTAGAAGTTCTATTTATGGACTCATTCATTGATACTCACTTTATTAATTTTCTAGAAAGGGAATATCAGGATGTTAAATTTACCAGGGTAGATTCTGACCTAGATAACACATTATTAGATGATAAATCGGGGGAAATTGTAGACCCGACAACACAGAAAACCAAAAGTGAAACCATCAAGGAGCTATTTGAGAAATCTCTCAACAAACCCAAGGTAAATATTCGGACCGAAGCATTGAAATCTGATGATCCTCAAGGGACACCACCAGCAATAGTGTTATTACCAGAAATTCTTCGTCGTCTACGGGAAATGAATGCCATGATGCAACAACAAAATGCCGATTTTCCTGAAGATCACATTTTGTTGGTGAATACGGCCCATCCTTTGATTCAAAACCTGGTTAGCTTGAATCAAGGTAGCATTATTCAAGGTAGTGGTGAATCACCAACAGGAAAATTGGTGAAAATGATTTGTCAGCACGTTTATGATTTGGCATTGATGTCTCAAAAAGGTTTTGATGCAGAAGGAATGAAGTCCTTTGTTGAACGTTCTAACGAGGTGTTAACTAAGTTAACTTCAGCAAGTTAA